Proteins encoded by one window of Corythoichthys intestinalis isolate RoL2023-P3 chromosome 20, ASM3026506v1, whole genome shotgun sequence:
- the xylb gene encoding xylulose kinase isoform X2: MTLICGIACEDNNERGCIRMSMEMKYAEFWLKDNLFSVYSSYECNVELQPPQHTLLPFGVGTFICVALYEDGGRRPRGRGRSNGDVARSYVGQGTKRGRPAGRRATARSVITEVGAAASGSGPPAGADAGSGLRLLPGASVVRQRSGDFLTFPHKLASKAAVGNDLSVSQQHGSVYWKNGAGLALRGLRGDHRLSRQLRDCFSVRDSPVWMDSSSGRQCERLQEAAGGAAELAEITGSRAYEVLFCLPKAHARAWGDGFVFVQRFTGSQICKMREERPREFGETERISLVSSFAASLFLGDYAAIDYSDASGMNLLDIRSKKWSRVCLEAVCPGLERLLGAPLPSASVLGAVSPYWVNRLGFSDKCSVVAFTGDNPASLAGMRLREGDLAVSLGTSDTVFVWLRHARPAPEGHVFINPVDWRQFMALLCFKNGSLTRERLRNRCAGASWETFSAALRQTPLGNDGYIGFYFDVMEITPPAVGIHLFDAEDEEVSSLSAEAEVRALVEGQFLSRRLHAERLGYSVVPGSRILATGGASCNKDILQVLCDVFNAPVYTMDVSDSACLGSAYRALHGVLDPSGESFFDVMRKAPEARLAATPQPRAQQVYDEMLRRYARLEEIVLRELRL, from the exons atgactttgatttgtggaaTTGCCTGCGAAGACaacaatgagagaggatgtatccgcatgtcaatggaaatgaaatacgccgagttttggctaaaagacaacttattctccgtctattcttcctacgaatgcaacgttgagctgcaaccacctcaacacacACTCTTGCCATTTGGGGtggggaccttcatttgtgtggCATtgtatgag GACGGAGGGAGGCGTCCACGTGGGCGAGGACGGTCTAACGGTGACGTCGCCCGCTCTTATGTGGGTCAAGGTACAAAACGGGGGAGGCCGGCCGGCCGGCGGGCAACCGCACGCTCGGTAATAACGGAGGTCGGCGCCGCCGCTTCAGGCTCTGGACCTCCTGCTGGAGCAGATGCGGGAAGCGGGCTTCGACTTCTCCCGGGTGCGAGCGTTGTCCGGCAGCGGTCAGGTGACTTTTTGACCTTTCCTCACAAGCTCGCGTCAAAAGCCGCGGTGGGAAACGACCTCTCCGTTTCTCAGCAACACGGCAGCGTGTACTGGAAGAACGGAGCGGGACTCGCCCTTCGCGGCCTTCGCGGAGACCACCGCCTGAGCCGGCAACTCCGG GACTGTTTCTCGGTGCGCGACAGCCCCGTGTGGATGGATTCTAGTAGCGGGCGACAGTGCGAGCGCTTGCAAGAGGCGGCGGGGGGCGCCGCCGAGTTGGCGGAAATCACGGGCTCCAGGGCCTACGAGGTGCTCTTCTGTCTGCCGAAAGCTCACGCGCGTGCGTGGGGTGACGGTTTTGTGTTTGTGCAGCGTTTCACAGGGAGTCAGATTTGCAAAATGCGTGAGGAGCGACCGCGAGAGTTCGGGGAGACCGAG AGGATTTCGCTGGTCAGCAGCTTCGCGGCGTCGCTCTTCCTCGGCGATTACGCCGCCATCGACTACAGCGACG CTTCTGGGATGAACCTCCTAGATATCAGGAGCAAAAAGTGGAGCCGGGTGTGCCTGGAGGCCGTGTGTCCCGGTCTGGAGCGCCTGCTGGGCGCGCCGTTGCCCTCCGCGTCAGTCCTG GGCGCCGTGTCGCCCTACTGGGTCAACAGATTGGGTTTCTCGGACAAATGCTCGGTGGTGGCCTTCACCGGGGACAACCCGG CGTCTTTGGCGGGAATGAGACTCCGGGAGGGAGACCTGGCC GTGAGTCTGGGGACCAGCGACACCGTCTTCGTGTGGCTGCGGCACGCCCGTCCGGCACCGGAAGGTCACGTCTTCATCAATCCCGTCGACTGGCGACAATTCATGGCCTTGTTGTG CTTCAAGAACGGATCTTTGACCCGGGAGCGACTGAGGAACCGCTGCGCCGGAGCGTCGTGGGAAACTTTTTCCGCCGCTTTGAGACAAACTCCCCTGGGAAACGACGGCTACATCG GCTTTTATTTTGACGTGATGGAGATCACGCCCCCCGCCGTGGGAATTCATCTCTTTGACGCGGAGGACGAGGAG GTGTCGTCGCTTAGCGCCGAGGCGGAGGTGCGAGCCCTGGTGGAGGGTCAGTTCCTGTCACGGCGGCTCCACGCCGAACGTCTGGGTTACTCCGTCG TTCCAGGAAGTCGAATTTTGGCCACGGGGGGAGCCTCGTGTAACAAGGACATCCTACAG GTCTTGTGCGACGTGTTTAACgcgccggtttacaccatggacGTGTCCGACTCCGCTTGCCTCGGTTCCGCATACAGGGCACTGCACG GGGTATTGGACCCATCGGGAGAGTCTTTCTTTGACGTGATGAGGAAAGCTCCCGAAGCGCGACTCGCCGCCACGCCGCAGCCACGCGCGCAGCAG GTGTACGACGAGATGCTGCGGCGTTACGCCCGATTGGAGGAGATAGTCCTGCGGGAGCTCCGCCTCTAG
- the xylb gene encoding xylulose kinase isoform X4 codes for MTLICGIACEDNNERGCIRMSMEMKYAEFWLKDNLFSVYSSYECNVELQPPQHTLLPFGVGTFICVALYEDGGRRPRGRGRSNGDVARSYVGQGSGPPAGADAGSGLRLLPGASVVRQRSGDFLTFPHKLASKAAVGNDLSVSQQHGSVYWKNGAGLALRGLRGDHRLSRQLRDCFSVRDSPVWMDSSSGRQCERLQEAAGGAAELAEITGSRAYEVLFCLPKAHARAWGDGFVFVQRFTGSQICKMREERPREFGETERISLVSSFAASLFLGDYAAIDYSDASGMNLLDIRSKKWSRVCLEAVCPGLERLLGAPLPSASVLGAVSPYWVNRLGFSDKCSVVAFTGDNPASLAGMRLREGDLAVSLGTSDTVFVWLRHARPAPEGHVFINPVDWRQFMALLCFKNGSLTRERLRNRCAGASWETFSAALRQTPLGNDGYIGFYFDVMEITPPAVGIHLFDAEDEEVRRTLVPTSSLFETLVVPQVSSLSAEAEVRALVEGQFLSRRLHAERLGYSVVPGSRILATGGASCNKDILQVLCDVFNAPVYTMDVSDSACLGSAYRALHGVLDPSGESFFDVMRKAPEARLAATPQPRAQQVYDEMLRRYARLEEIVLRELRL; via the exons atgactttgatttgtggaaTTGCCTGCGAAGACaacaatgagagaggatgtatccgcatgtcaatggaaatgaaatacgccgagttttggctaaaagacaacttattctccgtctattcttcctacgaatgcaacgttgagctgcaaccacctcaacacacACTCTTGCCATTTGGGGtggggaccttcatttgtgtggCATtgtatgag GACGGAGGGAGGCGTCCACGTGGGCGAGGACGGTCTAACGGTGACGTCGCCCGCTCTTATGTGGGTCAAG GCTCTGGACCTCCTGCTGGAGCAGATGCGGGAAGCGGGCTTCGACTTCTCCCGGGTGCGAGCGTTGTCCGGCAGCGGTCAGGTGACTTTTTGACCTTTCCTCACAAGCTCGCGTCAAAAGCCGCGGTGGGAAACGACCTCTCCGTTTCTCAGCAACACGGCAGCGTGTACTGGAAGAACGGAGCGGGACTCGCCCTTCGCGGCCTTCGCGGAGACCACCGCCTGAGCCGGCAACTCCGG GACTGTTTCTCGGTGCGCGACAGCCCCGTGTGGATGGATTCTAGTAGCGGGCGACAGTGCGAGCGCTTGCAAGAGGCGGCGGGGGGCGCCGCCGAGTTGGCGGAAATCACGGGCTCCAGGGCCTACGAGGTGCTCTTCTGTCTGCCGAAAGCTCACGCGCGTGCGTGGGGTGACGGTTTTGTGTTTGTGCAGCGTTTCACAGGGAGTCAGATTTGCAAAATGCGTGAGGAGCGACCGCGAGAGTTCGGGGAGACCGAG AGGATTTCGCTGGTCAGCAGCTTCGCGGCGTCGCTCTTCCTCGGCGATTACGCCGCCATCGACTACAGCGACG CTTCTGGGATGAACCTCCTAGATATCAGGAGCAAAAAGTGGAGCCGGGTGTGCCTGGAGGCCGTGTGTCCCGGTCTGGAGCGCCTGCTGGGCGCGCCGTTGCCCTCCGCGTCAGTCCTG GGCGCCGTGTCGCCCTACTGGGTCAACAGATTGGGTTTCTCGGACAAATGCTCGGTGGTGGCCTTCACCGGGGACAACCCGG CGTCTTTGGCGGGAATGAGACTCCGGGAGGGAGACCTGGCC GTGAGTCTGGGGACCAGCGACACCGTCTTCGTGTGGCTGCGGCACGCCCGTCCGGCACCGGAAGGTCACGTCTTCATCAATCCCGTCGACTGGCGACAATTCATGGCCTTGTTGTG CTTCAAGAACGGATCTTTGACCCGGGAGCGACTGAGGAACCGCTGCGCCGGAGCGTCGTGGGAAACTTTTTCCGCCGCTTTGAGACAAACTCCCCTGGGAAACGACGGCTACATCG GCTTTTATTTTGACGTGATGGAGATCACGCCCCCCGCCGTGGGAATTCATCTCTTTGACGCGGAGGACGAGGAGGTACGACGCACGCTCGTCCCGACGTCCTCTTTGTTCGAGACTCTGGTCGTCCCGCAGGTGTCGTCGCTTAGCGCCGAGGCGGAGGTGCGAGCCCTGGTGGAGGGTCAGTTCCTGTCACGGCGGCTCCACGCCGAACGTCTGGGTTACTCCGTCG TTCCAGGAAGTCGAATTTTGGCCACGGGGGGAGCCTCGTGTAACAAGGACATCCTACAG GTCTTGTGCGACGTGTTTAACgcgccggtttacaccatggacGTGTCCGACTCCGCTTGCCTCGGTTCCGCATACAGGGCACTGCACG GGGTATTGGACCCATCGGGAGAGTCTTTCTTTGACGTGATGAGGAAAGCTCCCGAAGCGCGACTCGCCGCCACGCCGCAGCCACGCGCGCAGCAG GTGTACGACGAGATGCTGCGGCGTTACGCCCGATTGGAGGAGATAGTCCTGCGGGAGCTCCGCCTCTAG
- the xylb gene encoding xylulose kinase isoform X1, whose amino-acid sequence MTLICGIACEDNNERGCIRMSMEMKYAEFWLKDNLFSVYSSYECNVELQPPQHTLLPFGVGTFICVALYEDGGRRPRGRGRSNGDVARSYVGQGTKRGRPAGRRATARSVITEVGAAASGSGPPAGADAGSGLRLLPGASVVRQRSGDFLTFPHKLASKAAVGNDLSVSQQHGSVYWKNGAGLALRGLRGDHRLSRQLRDCFSVRDSPVWMDSSSGRQCERLQEAAGGAAELAEITGSRAYEVLFCLPKAHARAWGDGFVFVQRFTGSQICKMREERPREFGETERISLVSSFAASLFLGDYAAIDYSDASGMNLLDIRSKKWSRVCLEAVCPGLERLLGAPLPSASVLGAVSPYWVNRLGFSDKCSVVAFTGDNPASLAGMRLREGDLAVSLGTSDTVFVWLRHARPAPEGHVFINPVDWRQFMALLCFKNGSLTRERLRNRCAGASWETFSAALRQTPLGNDGYIGFYFDVMEITPPAVGIHLFDAEDEEVRRTLVPTSSLFETLVVPQVSSLSAEAEVRALVEGQFLSRRLHAERLGYSVVPGSRILATGGASCNKDILQVLCDVFNAPVYTMDVSDSACLGSAYRALHGVLDPSGESFFDVMRKAPEARLAATPQPRAQQVYDEMLRRYARLEEIVLRELRL is encoded by the exons atgactttgatttgtggaaTTGCCTGCGAAGACaacaatgagagaggatgtatccgcatgtcaatggaaatgaaatacgccgagttttggctaaaagacaacttattctccgtctattcttcctacgaatgcaacgttgagctgcaaccacctcaacacacACTCTTGCCATTTGGGGtggggaccttcatttgtgtggCATtgtatgag GACGGAGGGAGGCGTCCACGTGGGCGAGGACGGTCTAACGGTGACGTCGCCCGCTCTTATGTGGGTCAAGGTACAAAACGGGGGAGGCCGGCCGGCCGGCGGGCAACCGCACGCTCGGTAATAACGGAGGTCGGCGCCGCCGCTTCAGGCTCTGGACCTCCTGCTGGAGCAGATGCGGGAAGCGGGCTTCGACTTCTCCCGGGTGCGAGCGTTGTCCGGCAGCGGTCAGGTGACTTTTTGACCTTTCCTCACAAGCTCGCGTCAAAAGCCGCGGTGGGAAACGACCTCTCCGTTTCTCAGCAACACGGCAGCGTGTACTGGAAGAACGGAGCGGGACTCGCCCTTCGCGGCCTTCGCGGAGACCACCGCCTGAGCCGGCAACTCCGG GACTGTTTCTCGGTGCGCGACAGCCCCGTGTGGATGGATTCTAGTAGCGGGCGACAGTGCGAGCGCTTGCAAGAGGCGGCGGGGGGCGCCGCCGAGTTGGCGGAAATCACGGGCTCCAGGGCCTACGAGGTGCTCTTCTGTCTGCCGAAAGCTCACGCGCGTGCGTGGGGTGACGGTTTTGTGTTTGTGCAGCGTTTCACAGGGAGTCAGATTTGCAAAATGCGTGAGGAGCGACCGCGAGAGTTCGGGGAGACCGAG AGGATTTCGCTGGTCAGCAGCTTCGCGGCGTCGCTCTTCCTCGGCGATTACGCCGCCATCGACTACAGCGACG CTTCTGGGATGAACCTCCTAGATATCAGGAGCAAAAAGTGGAGCCGGGTGTGCCTGGAGGCCGTGTGTCCCGGTCTGGAGCGCCTGCTGGGCGCGCCGTTGCCCTCCGCGTCAGTCCTG GGCGCCGTGTCGCCCTACTGGGTCAACAGATTGGGTTTCTCGGACAAATGCTCGGTGGTGGCCTTCACCGGGGACAACCCGG CGTCTTTGGCGGGAATGAGACTCCGGGAGGGAGACCTGGCC GTGAGTCTGGGGACCAGCGACACCGTCTTCGTGTGGCTGCGGCACGCCCGTCCGGCACCGGAAGGTCACGTCTTCATCAATCCCGTCGACTGGCGACAATTCATGGCCTTGTTGTG CTTCAAGAACGGATCTTTGACCCGGGAGCGACTGAGGAACCGCTGCGCCGGAGCGTCGTGGGAAACTTTTTCCGCCGCTTTGAGACAAACTCCCCTGGGAAACGACGGCTACATCG GCTTTTATTTTGACGTGATGGAGATCACGCCCCCCGCCGTGGGAATTCATCTCTTTGACGCGGAGGACGAGGAGGTACGACGCACGCTCGTCCCGACGTCCTCTTTGTTCGAGACTCTGGTCGTCCCGCAGGTGTCGTCGCTTAGCGCCGAGGCGGAGGTGCGAGCCCTGGTGGAGGGTCAGTTCCTGTCACGGCGGCTCCACGCCGAACGTCTGGGTTACTCCGTCG TTCCAGGAAGTCGAATTTTGGCCACGGGGGGAGCCTCGTGTAACAAGGACATCCTACAG GTCTTGTGCGACGTGTTTAACgcgccggtttacaccatggacGTGTCCGACTCCGCTTGCCTCGGTTCCGCATACAGGGCACTGCACG GGGTATTGGACCCATCGGGAGAGTCTTTCTTTGACGTGATGAGGAAAGCTCCCGAAGCGCGACTCGCCGCCACGCCGCAGCCACGCGCGCAGCAG GTGTACGACGAGATGCTGCGGCGTTACGCCCGATTGGAGGAGATAGTCCTGCGGGAGCTCCGCCTCTAG
- the xylb gene encoding xylulose kinase isoform X3 yields the protein MTLICGIACEDNNERGCIRMSMEMKYAEFWLKDNLFSVYSSYECNVELQPPQHTLLPFGVGTFICVALYEDGGRRPRGRGRSNGDVARSYVGQGTKRGRPAGRRATARSVITEVGAAASGSGPPAGADAGSGLRLLPGASVVRQRSGDFLTFPHKLASKAAVGNDLSVSQQHGSVYWKNGAGLALRGLRGDHRLSRQLRDCFSVRDSPVWMDSSSGRQCERLQEAAGGAAELAEITGSRAYERFTGSQICKMREERPREFGETERISLVSSFAASLFLGDYAAIDYSDASGMNLLDIRSKKWSRVCLEAVCPGLERLLGAPLPSASVLGAVSPYWVNRLGFSDKCSVVAFTGDNPASLAGMRLREGDLAVSLGTSDTVFVWLRHARPAPEGHVFINPVDWRQFMALLCFKNGSLTRERLRNRCAGASWETFSAALRQTPLGNDGYIGFYFDVMEITPPAVGIHLFDAEDEEVRRTLVPTSSLFETLVVPQVSSLSAEAEVRALVEGQFLSRRLHAERLGYSVVPGSRILATGGASCNKDILQVLCDVFNAPVYTMDVSDSACLGSAYRALHGVLDPSGESFFDVMRKAPEARLAATPQPRAQQVYDEMLRRYARLEEIVLRELRL from the exons atgactttgatttgtggaaTTGCCTGCGAAGACaacaatgagagaggatgtatccgcatgtcaatggaaatgaaatacgccgagttttggctaaaagacaacttattctccgtctattcttcctacgaatgcaacgttgagctgcaaccacctcaacacacACTCTTGCCATTTGGGGtggggaccttcatttgtgtggCATtgtatgag GACGGAGGGAGGCGTCCACGTGGGCGAGGACGGTCTAACGGTGACGTCGCCCGCTCTTATGTGGGTCAAGGTACAAAACGGGGGAGGCCGGCCGGCCGGCGGGCAACCGCACGCTCGGTAATAACGGAGGTCGGCGCCGCCGCTTCAGGCTCTGGACCTCCTGCTGGAGCAGATGCGGGAAGCGGGCTTCGACTTCTCCCGGGTGCGAGCGTTGTCCGGCAGCGGTCAGGTGACTTTTTGACCTTTCCTCACAAGCTCGCGTCAAAAGCCGCGGTGGGAAACGACCTCTCCGTTTCTCAGCAACACGGCAGCGTGTACTGGAAGAACGGAGCGGGACTCGCCCTTCGCGGCCTTCGCGGAGACCACCGCCTGAGCCGGCAACTCCGG GACTGTTTCTCGGTGCGCGACAGCCCCGTGTGGATGGATTCTAGTAGCGGGCGACAGTGCGAGCGCTTGCAAGAGGCGGCGGGGGGCGCCGCCGAGTTGGCGGAAATCACGGGCTCCAGGGCCTACGAG CGTTTCACAGGGAGTCAGATTTGCAAAATGCGTGAGGAGCGACCGCGAGAGTTCGGGGAGACCGAG AGGATTTCGCTGGTCAGCAGCTTCGCGGCGTCGCTCTTCCTCGGCGATTACGCCGCCATCGACTACAGCGACG CTTCTGGGATGAACCTCCTAGATATCAGGAGCAAAAAGTGGAGCCGGGTGTGCCTGGAGGCCGTGTGTCCCGGTCTGGAGCGCCTGCTGGGCGCGCCGTTGCCCTCCGCGTCAGTCCTG GGCGCCGTGTCGCCCTACTGGGTCAACAGATTGGGTTTCTCGGACAAATGCTCGGTGGTGGCCTTCACCGGGGACAACCCGG CGTCTTTGGCGGGAATGAGACTCCGGGAGGGAGACCTGGCC GTGAGTCTGGGGACCAGCGACACCGTCTTCGTGTGGCTGCGGCACGCCCGTCCGGCACCGGAAGGTCACGTCTTCATCAATCCCGTCGACTGGCGACAATTCATGGCCTTGTTGTG CTTCAAGAACGGATCTTTGACCCGGGAGCGACTGAGGAACCGCTGCGCCGGAGCGTCGTGGGAAACTTTTTCCGCCGCTTTGAGACAAACTCCCCTGGGAAACGACGGCTACATCG GCTTTTATTTTGACGTGATGGAGATCACGCCCCCCGCCGTGGGAATTCATCTCTTTGACGCGGAGGACGAGGAGGTACGACGCACGCTCGTCCCGACGTCCTCTTTGTTCGAGACTCTGGTCGTCCCGCAGGTGTCGTCGCTTAGCGCCGAGGCGGAGGTGCGAGCCCTGGTGGAGGGTCAGTTCCTGTCACGGCGGCTCCACGCCGAACGTCTGGGTTACTCCGTCG TTCCAGGAAGTCGAATTTTGGCCACGGGGGGAGCCTCGTGTAACAAGGACATCCTACAG GTCTTGTGCGACGTGTTTAACgcgccggtttacaccatggacGTGTCCGACTCCGCTTGCCTCGGTTCCGCATACAGGGCACTGCACG GGGTATTGGACCCATCGGGAGAGTCTTTCTTTGACGTGATGAGGAAAGCTCCCGAAGCGCGACTCGCCGCCACGCCGCAGCCACGCGCGCAGCAG GTGTACGACGAGATGCTGCGGCGTTACGCCCGATTGGAGGAGATAGTCCTGCGGGAGCTCCGCCTCTAG
- the xylb gene encoding xylulose kinase isoform X11, which yields MRTEGGVHVGEDGLTVTSPALMWVKALDLLLEQMREAGFDFSRVRALSGSGQQHGSVYWKNGAGLALRGLRGDHRLSRQLRDCFSVRDSPVWMDSSSGRQCERLQEAAGGAAELAEITGSRAYEVLFCLPKAHARAWGDGFVFVQRFTGSQICKMREERPREFGETERISLVSSFAASLFLGDYAAIDYSDASGMNLLDIRSKKWSRVCLEAVCPGLERLLGAPLPSASVLGAVSPYWVNRLGFSDKCSVVAFTGDNPASLAGMRLREGDLAVSLGTSDTVFVWLRHARPAPEGHVFINPVDWRQFMALLCFKNGSLTRERLRNRCAGASWETFSAALRQTPLGNDGYIGFYFDVMEITPPAVGIHLFDAEDEEVRRTLVPTSSLFETLVVPQVSSLSAEAEVRALVEGQFLSRRLHAERLGYSVVPGSRILATGGASCNKDILQVLCDVFNAPVYTMDVSDSACLGSAYRALHGVLDPSGESFFDVMRKAPEARLAATPQPRAQQVYDEMLRRYARLEEIVLRELRL from the exons atgag GACGGAGGGAGGCGTCCACGTGGGCGAGGACGGTCTAACGGTGACGTCGCCCGCTCTTATGTGGGTCAAG GCTCTGGACCTCCTGCTGGAGCAGATGCGGGAAGCGGGCTTCGACTTCTCCCGGGTGCGAGCGTTGTCCGGCAGCGGTCAG CAACACGGCAGCGTGTACTGGAAGAACGGAGCGGGACTCGCCCTTCGCGGCCTTCGCGGAGACCACCGCCTGAGCCGGCAACTCCGG GACTGTTTCTCGGTGCGCGACAGCCCCGTGTGGATGGATTCTAGTAGCGGGCGACAGTGCGAGCGCTTGCAAGAGGCGGCGGGGGGCGCCGCCGAGTTGGCGGAAATCACGGGCTCCAGGGCCTACGAGGTGCTCTTCTGTCTGCCGAAAGCTCACGCGCGTGCGTGGGGTGACGGTTTTGTGTTTGTGCAGCGTTTCACAGGGAGTCAGATTTGCAAAATGCGTGAGGAGCGACCGCGAGAGTTCGGGGAGACCGAG AGGATTTCGCTGGTCAGCAGCTTCGCGGCGTCGCTCTTCCTCGGCGATTACGCCGCCATCGACTACAGCGACG CTTCTGGGATGAACCTCCTAGATATCAGGAGCAAAAAGTGGAGCCGGGTGTGCCTGGAGGCCGTGTGTCCCGGTCTGGAGCGCCTGCTGGGCGCGCCGTTGCCCTCCGCGTCAGTCCTG GGCGCCGTGTCGCCCTACTGGGTCAACAGATTGGGTTTCTCGGACAAATGCTCGGTGGTGGCCTTCACCGGGGACAACCCGG CGTCTTTGGCGGGAATGAGACTCCGGGAGGGAGACCTGGCC GTGAGTCTGGGGACCAGCGACACCGTCTTCGTGTGGCTGCGGCACGCCCGTCCGGCACCGGAAGGTCACGTCTTCATCAATCCCGTCGACTGGCGACAATTCATGGCCTTGTTGTG CTTCAAGAACGGATCTTTGACCCGGGAGCGACTGAGGAACCGCTGCGCCGGAGCGTCGTGGGAAACTTTTTCCGCCGCTTTGAGACAAACTCCCCTGGGAAACGACGGCTACATCG GCTTTTATTTTGACGTGATGGAGATCACGCCCCCCGCCGTGGGAATTCATCTCTTTGACGCGGAGGACGAGGAGGTACGACGCACGCTCGTCCCGACGTCCTCTTTGTTCGAGACTCTGGTCGTCCCGCAGGTGTCGTCGCTTAGCGCCGAGGCGGAGGTGCGAGCCCTGGTGGAGGGTCAGTTCCTGTCACGGCGGCTCCACGCCGAACGTCTGGGTTACTCCGTCG TTCCAGGAAGTCGAATTTTGGCCACGGGGGGAGCCTCGTGTAACAAGGACATCCTACAG GTCTTGTGCGACGTGTTTAACgcgccggtttacaccatggacGTGTCCGACTCCGCTTGCCTCGGTTCCGCATACAGGGCACTGCACG GGGTATTGGACCCATCGGGAGAGTCTTTCTTTGACGTGATGAGGAAAGCTCCCGAAGCGCGACTCGCCGCCACGCCGCAGCCACGCGCGCAGCAG GTGTACGACGAGATGCTGCGGCGTTACGCCCGATTGGAGGAGATAGTCCTGCGGGAGCTCCGCCTCTAG
- the xylb gene encoding xylulose kinase isoform X12, translating to MWVKALDLLLEQMREAGFDFSRVRALSGSGQQHGSVYWKNGAGLALRGLRGDHRLSRQLRDCFSVRDSPVWMDSSSGRQCERLQEAAGGAAELAEITGSRAYEVLFCLPKAHARAWGDGFVFVQRFTGSQICKMREERPREFGETERISLVSSFAASLFLGDYAAIDYSDASGMNLLDIRSKKWSRVCLEAVCPGLERLLGAPLPSASVLGAVSPYWVNRLGFSDKCSVVAFTGDNPASLAGMRLREGDLAVSLGTSDTVFVWLRHARPAPEGHVFINPVDWRQFMALLCFKNGSLTRERLRNRCAGASWETFSAALRQTPLGNDGYIGFYFDVMEITPPAVGIHLFDAEDEEVRRTLVPTSSLFETLVVPQVSSLSAEAEVRALVEGQFLSRRLHAERLGYSVVPGSRILATGGASCNKDILQVLCDVFNAPVYTMDVSDSACLGSAYRALHGVLDPSGESFFDVMRKAPEARLAATPQPRAQQVYDEMLRRYARLEEIVLRELRL from the exons ATGTGGGTCAAG GCTCTGGACCTCCTGCTGGAGCAGATGCGGGAAGCGGGCTTCGACTTCTCCCGGGTGCGAGCGTTGTCCGGCAGCGGTCAG CAACACGGCAGCGTGTACTGGAAGAACGGAGCGGGACTCGCCCTTCGCGGCCTTCGCGGAGACCACCGCCTGAGCCGGCAACTCCGG GACTGTTTCTCGGTGCGCGACAGCCCCGTGTGGATGGATTCTAGTAGCGGGCGACAGTGCGAGCGCTTGCAAGAGGCGGCGGGGGGCGCCGCCGAGTTGGCGGAAATCACGGGCTCCAGGGCCTACGAGGTGCTCTTCTGTCTGCCGAAAGCTCACGCGCGTGCGTGGGGTGACGGTTTTGTGTTTGTGCAGCGTTTCACAGGGAGTCAGATTTGCAAAATGCGTGAGGAGCGACCGCGAGAGTTCGGGGAGACCGAG AGGATTTCGCTGGTCAGCAGCTTCGCGGCGTCGCTCTTCCTCGGCGATTACGCCGCCATCGACTACAGCGACG CTTCTGGGATGAACCTCCTAGATATCAGGAGCAAAAAGTGGAGCCGGGTGTGCCTGGAGGCCGTGTGTCCCGGTCTGGAGCGCCTGCTGGGCGCGCCGTTGCCCTCCGCGTCAGTCCTG GGCGCCGTGTCGCCCTACTGGGTCAACAGATTGGGTTTCTCGGACAAATGCTCGGTGGTGGCCTTCACCGGGGACAACCCGG CGTCTTTGGCGGGAATGAGACTCCGGGAGGGAGACCTGGCC GTGAGTCTGGGGACCAGCGACACCGTCTTCGTGTGGCTGCGGCACGCCCGTCCGGCACCGGAAGGTCACGTCTTCATCAATCCCGTCGACTGGCGACAATTCATGGCCTTGTTGTG CTTCAAGAACGGATCTTTGACCCGGGAGCGACTGAGGAACCGCTGCGCCGGAGCGTCGTGGGAAACTTTTTCCGCCGCTTTGAGACAAACTCCCCTGGGAAACGACGGCTACATCG GCTTTTATTTTGACGTGATGGAGATCACGCCCCCCGCCGTGGGAATTCATCTCTTTGACGCGGAGGACGAGGAGGTACGACGCACGCTCGTCCCGACGTCCTCTTTGTTCGAGACTCTGGTCGTCCCGCAGGTGTCGTCGCTTAGCGCCGAGGCGGAGGTGCGAGCCCTGGTGGAGGGTCAGTTCCTGTCACGGCGGCTCCACGCCGAACGTCTGGGTTACTCCGTCG TTCCAGGAAGTCGAATTTTGGCCACGGGGGGAGCCTCGTGTAACAAGGACATCCTACAG GTCTTGTGCGACGTGTTTAACgcgccggtttacaccatggacGTGTCCGACTCCGCTTGCCTCGGTTCCGCATACAGGGCACTGCACG GGGTATTGGACCCATCGGGAGAGTCTTTCTTTGACGTGATGAGGAAAGCTCCCGAAGCGCGACTCGCCGCCACGCCGCAGCCACGCGCGCAGCAG GTGTACGACGAGATGCTGCGGCGTTACGCCCGATTGGAGGAGATAGTCCTGCGGGAGCTCCGCCTCTAG